A stretch of DNA from Rheinheimera sp. MMS21-TC3:
CTTATAAAGAAGATGAGCAATATTTACTCGGTATGTTTATGGTAGGCGCCTACCAAGAAATTTTAGGCGACTTACACAACTTATTTGGTGATACTGACTCAGTGCATGTTGAGCTAACAGATAATGGCGGTTATAAACTAACCAACATTATTAAAGGTGATACCGTTGCTGATGTGTTACGTTATGTCCAATTTGATGCCAACAAGCTAATTCGGTCTTATACCAAGCAGCTAGCTAAGCTTGATTTAGATAGCAGCAAAAAAGATCGGCTACTTGATGAGTTAAAATCAGGTGTTTATGGTTACACTTACTTTGAAGATTGACAGCTTTGAAGATTGAGAGTTTTGAAGATTAAGCTACAATAGGCACTCATCGGAGGTGTTAGCAGCAGCTTTTGCTGCTAACACAGACGCCGACTAATAATTTTTCAGCTATTTGTTTAAAAACAACTAGCATTGAAACCATATTTTAGGTGCCGTTATGTTCCATTTTTTGCCAAGCCCTATTACGGGAACCTTATCGTTAATTTTATATATTATTAATACCCTATTCTGGTTTGTTCCCGTTATTATTTTAGCCATTCTTAAACTCTTGCCCCTAGCCAGTTGGCAACGTTTAATTACTTACTTATTAGATGCTTGCGCTGTGGCTTGGATTAGCCTAAACAATGTTACAACACGGCTATTTACCCGTATTTCTTGGCAAGTTTCTGGCGTAGAAGGGTTAACTAAAAAAGACTGGTATCTAATTTTAGCCAATCATCAATCTTGGGCTGACATACTAGTACTACAAAAGATATTTAATCATAAGGTACCTTTTATTAAGTTTTTTTTAAAAAAAGAACTTATTTATGTGCCTTTTTTAGGCTTGTGCTGGTGGGCGCTGGATTTTCCCTTTATGAAACGCTACAGCAAACAATTTTTGCAAAAGAACCCGCACTTAAAAGGCAAGGATATTGAAACCACCCGTAAGGCTTGTGCCAAGTTTCGCTTTAAACCCGTTACTATAATGAACTTTGTTGAAGGTACCCGCTTTACGCCAGCTAAACATGATATGCAACAGTCACCTTTTAAAAACCTACTAAAGCCAAAAGCCGGAGGCGTTGCTTTTGTACTAGGCGCTATGGGACAGCAGATTCATAAGATTTTAGATGTCACTATTTTTTACCCTCAAGGCATTCCTAGCTTTTGGGACTATGTTTCAGGCAAAGTACGTGAAGTTACAGTAAAAGTAGAAATGAAACCTATTCACGCCGACTTACTAGGTGATTATGAAGATCCTGACTATCGTAAACAGTTTCAAGCCTGGATCAACGAACTTTGGCAGCAAAAAGATCAACAAATTACCGAGCTAAAAAAGGGTCAGAGTGATTTAGCGTGACAATAAAATCACTCTGACCCTTTTTAAGTTTTTATCGCAGTTAACAGCAAGTTGCGGGGGCTGAGGCGAAAGTCGCAGAACTCGTGGGCATTAACTTTATAGCCGTGCTGCTGTAAATACAGCATTTTATCTAATAATAACCAAAGTTCTAATGGCCGTCTAAATAAGTGCCGCACTAATTCAATGCGCTTAATTAATTGCTGGCGCTTGGCGGCCATATTAAGAAAATATGGCCAGTCAATATTTGTTGGCAAAGTCCATTGGTGTTGCTGCGCGGCCCAATTAGCAAAATTACTAAAGTCACCACTAAATAGCTGCTTAGATACCGATTTTAGTGTTCTATACTCAGTATCCTTAACATAATATTGGCGTAGTAATTCATAAGCTAAGCGCCAGTGTATTTCAGTGTGACGTAACCTTTCTACCCTAGCGCCTGCTGTTACCTGCCCCTGAACAATCAATTTTAATTGTTGCTGATCTAACTGCAAATTATGTTGCTGAGCTAAGGCTGACAAGGGCTGATATTCGGCATCATCTATAAGATGATAACAACAAGGCACCAGATGAATAGAGCTAGAGCCTGCTTGTATCGCCTGTTGCAACATACTGATATGCAGTTGACCACAAGCATGGAGTGCAACCAGATGCTGCTCTGGTTGCAGTATTGCCGGCAATGATGGCGCTAACACATCAGCTTGAATAAAGTGCTGTGGCAGCTCAAACTGCTGAGCTAATTCCTGCCCTTGCTGACATAAGTTTTGCTGCCATTCTAAGCTAATAACCGGCTGAGCAAAACGATAAGCAAGCATTCGACCAAGATGGCCTTTACCTGCACACCACTCAACTATGGGCAGAGATGAATTCGGCCAATGCTGACAAAATGCTTCAATTTGGCCTAATTTTCGGCCATTAACACCATTAGTTAACCAAAATGGTAATGCTGGTAATGTATTTGGCTGGTTAGTCGCTATTATATTTGGCAAATTAAACAGTTCAGGAAATACTAAGCTAAAATACTGCTGTTGTAGCTGGCTGCTTTGGTCAATTAAATCTAGATCTTGATCAGATAAATCTGTTAAAACCTGTTGTAAATTAGCATCCTGCCATGGCAACTCACTACAAGTAAAAGGCGTTAATCGCCAATAGGCTTGGTGATTTTGTAGCAATTGGCTAAGCTGCAAAAACTGCTGTTCTAAAGGTAACGTCATTATTTATACTATTAAGAAACTTAGAGAAATTAACACTTAGCAATGCCCTTCTTGACCGCAACAAGGTTATAATCAAACTATTGTTGACAATAATTATTACGATTATACCAGCGCTAGGAAAAGTAATGGCAGAATTAAAAAATATTATGCATGTTGAGGATGACCCTTCAATTCAACAAGTGGCCAAGATTGCTCTTGAAGCCGTTGGTGGCTTTAACGTTCATACCTGTAGCAGTGGCAAACAAGCCTTAGCAGATTATGCCACTGTATTACCACAACTTATTTTATTAGATGTCATGATGCCAGGCATGGACGGCCCAACAACATTGCTGCAATTACAACAGCAATTTGATTTAAGCCAAATTCCTATTGTTTTTATGACAGCAAAAGTGCAAAGCAATGAGATTGCTTCTTATAGAGCTTTAGGAGCTGTTGATGTGGTGGTTAAACCTTTTGATCCTATGACATTGTCGAGCCAGCTCCAACAGATCTGGCTCGACTTTCATCAGTAACGGCTTATAGACTAGCTTTGGTTATAGATAAGTATTGCTTTTAAGCAAGCTTAGTATAATAAACTATAGAGTTTACGGCGGTACGCCGTTGCCACGCTATCCCCTTTAGGTAATGCAGCTAAAATATCTAAGTATAGTTTTTTACTGGCGCCAAAATTTAAATCTTGCTGCAAAATACTCAGTAAAAGAGTTAATGCTTCTTCAGAACGCTGTACTGCTTGGTATTGCACGGCAAGTTGCTCTTTTAAGCTAAAATTATCAGGATCCGCAGCTAAATTAGCTTCTAAAGCTTTAATTTCCGGTGAGTCGGCAGCTTCTTTGGCTAACTCAATTTTAGCTTGGACCGATTTAAATAAAGAATCTTGATCAGCAAGCTTTATCTCAGCTAATAGCATTTCTGCTTGTGGTATCTGACCTAAACTCACAGCGGTATCGGCTAACCATAACTTAATGTCAACCCGCTCTGGCGCTAGCAGTAAAGCTTGCTTTAAAAATGGATAGGCTTCTTGGTAGTTTTGCTCTGCTAAATAAGCTTCAGCCTGCTGCAGTAAGCTATCTTCTGGCTTAGGTAAATAAGCACTTAACTTAGCTAAAATAGCCTCTTCAGTTTCTACACCGGCAAAACCATCAACCGGCTTACCCTCTTTAATCATCATAACCGTTGGTAGTGACTGGACACCAAACTGCATAGCTAAATCTTGTTGGCTATCGCAATCGACTTTAGCTAACACTAACTGTTGTGGGTATTGCTGAACAATTCGCTCTAATATTGGCGTTAATTGCTTACAACCTTCACTACGGGCTGACCAAAATTGAAATAATACTAACTTGTGCTGTGATGCATCTAGCACCTCGCGGGCGTTGTTCATGCTTACATCAATAATTGAAGGCGTCATAAAAGCTTATATCCTGTGAAATAAAATATGTATTACTGCTAGTACTATGTGGGTGCAAAGCCTAGTTTACAAGCTTATGCTTGTTGTCATTTATGCCGATATTAGCTAACTAGTTCCTTTCTAAAAAGATGCTTCACAAATTTCTTAATATCAATCTTGGCAATCAATACTAGATGTTTCATACTGTATTTAGAATATTTTTGCCGAGATAACCATGAGTGATGATGAACAGCTAGACCAAGCTATGCTATTTGAAGTGGTAGAAAATCAACTAGCTGATAAGTATCCTAAACAAGTTACCGCAACCCTAATGCGCTTATGTATGACAGGCAATAGCCGCGATGAAGCGATAGAACTTATTGCTTGCGCCTTAGCACCAGAAATGATTGATGTTATTGAGCATCAAAAAGACTTTAATTTAGAGCGTTATATTGCCCACTTAGAGCTATTGCCACAAACACCTTGGTTAGACGAGGAAGAATAATGAGCGCAGCAACAGTACAACACCAACCCGAGCAGCAACGTTTTGTGCTACAACTAGACGGCCATCAAGCTGTGCTCGATTATCAGTTACAGCAAAACGATATCAACTTTAACCACACTTTTGTACCGCCGGAATTTCGTGGTAAAGGCTTAGCCGAAAAGCTAGTAAAAGCCGGTCTCAGCTGGGCTGAACAGCAAGACTACACTATTCACGCCAGCTGTAGCTATGTGCAACGCTTTTTAAGCTAAATAAGCCACCTCACTTATGTTAGTGCAAGGTTTCCTGCTTTGAGCTTATTCTGCCGTTAAAAATGTTTGATAACTATGATTATGACTTACTAACTGATACTGGTAGCCTAAAGCCTGTAAGTACTGCTTAATTTCGTCATGGCTAGCCACTTCAAAACCGGCTAATACATCTCCGGTTGCGGCACCATGGTTACGATAATGAAATAAACTAATATTAAAATTATCACCTAAAGTATTTAAGAAGTTCATTAAAGCACTAGGGTACTCAGGAAAATGAAACTGATACACTTGCTCTTGCAGCTTTCTAGGTGGGATACCGCCAACCATATACCTAACATGCTGCTTTGCTAGCTCATCGTCCGATAAATCTTGATAATCATAACCGCCATCAGTCAAGAGTTGCTTAACCGTATCTAGCTCTGTTTGGCCATAGCGTAACTTAATGCCCACAAAGATATGGGCTTTATCATCATCGGCATAACGGTAATTAAACTCGGTAATAGCTCGGCCGCCTATAGTCTGGCAAAAACGTTTAAAGCTGCCTTTGCGT
This window harbors:
- a CDS encoding acyltransferase, which encodes MFHFLPSPITGTLSLILYIINTLFWFVPVIILAILKLLPLASWQRLITYLLDACAVAWISLNNVTTRLFTRISWQVSGVEGLTKKDWYLILANHQSWADILVLQKIFNHKVPFIKFFLKKELIYVPFLGLCWWALDFPFMKRYSKQFLQKNPHLKGKDIETTRKACAKFRFKPVTIMNFVEGTRFTPAKHDMQQSPFKNLLKPKAGGVAFVLGAMGQQIHKILDVTIFYPQGIPSFWDYVSGKVREVTVKVEMKPIHADLLGDYEDPDYRKQFQAWINELWQQKDQQITELKKGQSDLA
- a CDS encoding SAM-dependent methyltransferase, whose protein sequence is MTLPLEQQFLQLSQLLQNHQAYWRLTPFTCSELPWQDANLQQVLTDLSDQDLDLIDQSSQLQQQYFSLVFPELFNLPNIIATNQPNTLPALPFWLTNGVNGRKLGQIEAFCQHWPNSSLPIVEWCAGKGHLGRMLAYRFAQPVISLEWQQNLCQQGQELAQQFELPQHFIQADVLAPSLPAILQPEQHLVALHACGQLHISMLQQAIQAGSSSIHLVPCCYHLIDDAEYQPLSALAQQHNLQLDQQQLKLIVQGQVTAGARVERLRHTEIHWRLAYELLRQYYVKDTEYRTLKSVSKQLFSGDFSNFANWAAQQHQWTLPTNIDWPYFLNMAAKRQQLIKRIELVRHLFRRPLELWLLLDKMLYLQQHGYKVNAHEFCDFRLSPRNLLLTAIKT
- a CDS encoding response regulator; amino-acid sequence: MAELKNIMHVEDDPSIQQVAKIALEAVGGFNVHTCSSGKQALADYATVLPQLILLDVMMPGMDGPTTLLQLQQQFDLSQIPIVFMTAKVQSNEIASYRALGAVDVVVKPFDPMTLSSQLQQIWLDFHQ
- a CDS encoding tetratricopeptide repeat protein; translated protein: MTPSIIDVSMNNAREVLDASQHKLVLFQFWSARSEGCKQLTPILERIVQQYPQQLVLAKVDCDSQQDLAMQFGVQSLPTVMMIKEGKPVDGFAGVETEEAILAKLSAYLPKPEDSLLQQAEAYLAEQNYQEAYPFLKQALLLAPERVDIKLWLADTAVSLGQIPQAEMLLAEIKLADQDSLFKSVQAKIELAKEAADSPEIKALEANLAADPDNFSLKEQLAVQYQAVQRSEEALTLLLSILQQDLNFGASKKLYLDILAALPKGDSVATAYRRKLYSLLY
- a CDS encoding GNAT family N-acetyltransferase, whose product is MSAATVQHQPEQQRFVLQLDGHQAVLDYQLQQNDINFNHTFVPPEFRGKGLAEKLVKAGLSWAEQQDYTIHASCSYVQRFLS